Proteins from one Thermobifida alba genomic window:
- a CDS encoding ABC transporter permease produces MSSTSPIDFTPAPKAAPATRRVLAQAGLELRLLLRNGEQLLLTLVIPVLLLVGFSTVPLVDLGTASRVDFLAPGVLALATMSTAFTGQAIGTGFERRYGVLKRLGATPLSRLGLLAAKTLAVLAVQVLQAAVICAVALALGWSPQGGLVGALSAALLMVLATAAFSALALLMAGTLRAEATLAAANLVYVVLLGLGGVVFPVDRFPAALLPLVEALPITALSTGLRTVLAEGAALPLGPVLVLLAWAAVGAVLAGRFFRWE; encoded by the coding sequence ATGTCCTCCACCTCACCGATCGACTTCACCCCCGCCCCGAAGGCCGCCCCGGCGACGCGCCGCGTGCTGGCCCAGGCCGGGCTGGAACTGCGACTGCTGCTGCGCAACGGCGAGCAACTGCTGCTGACCCTCGTCATCCCGGTGCTGCTGCTGGTCGGCTTCAGCACCGTGCCGCTGGTGGACCTGGGCACCGCCTCCCGGGTGGACTTCCTGGCCCCGGGCGTGCTGGCGCTGGCGACGATGTCCACCGCGTTCACCGGGCAGGCCATCGGCACCGGCTTCGAGCGGCGCTACGGCGTGCTCAAACGCCTGGGCGCCACCCCCCTGTCGCGGCTGGGACTGCTGGCCGCCAAGACCCTGGCGGTACTGGCGGTCCAGGTGCTGCAGGCCGCGGTCATCTGCGCGGTGGCGCTGGCGCTGGGCTGGTCCCCGCAGGGCGGCTTGGTCGGCGCGCTGAGCGCGGCGCTGCTCATGGTGCTGGCCACCGCCGCGTTCAGCGCGCTGGCCCTGCTGATGGCGGGGACCCTGCGCGCCGAGGCCACCCTGGCCGCGGCCAACCTGGTCTACGTGGTGCTGCTGGGTCTGGGCGGGGTGGTCTTCCCCGTCGACCGGTTCCCCGCGGCACTGCTGCCCCTCGTCGAGGCCCTGCCCATCACCGCCCTGTCGACGGGCCTGCGCACGGTGCTGGCCGAGGGGGCGGCGCTGCCGCTCGGCCCCGTGCTGGTGCTGCTCGCCTGGGCCGCGGTCGGCGCGGTCCTGGCCGGTCGGTTCTTCCGCTGGGAGTGA
- the argF gene encoding ornithine carbamoyltransferase, producing the protein MAFNLRNRSLVKELDLTPQELVFLIRLAADLKAAKYAGTEQPRLKGKNIALIFEKTSTRTRCAFEVAAHDQGAHVTYLDPAGSQIGHKESIKDTARVLGRMFDGIEYRGSRQSLVEELAEYAGVPVWNGLTDEWHPTQMLADFLTITEHTDKPLREVTLAYMGDARNNLGNSLTVTGAMLGVDVRMVAPRELWPDEETVAAPARAIAETTGGRVTFTEDVAEGLAGADFVYTDVWVSMGEPAEVWDERIRQLLPYQVNAEALKATGNPDVKFLHCLPAFHDLGTQVARDIHARTGLSALEVTDEVFESPASVVFDQAENRMHTIKALMVATLGG; encoded by the coding sequence ATGGCGTTCAACCTGCGCAACCGCAGTCTCGTCAAGGAACTCGACCTCACCCCCCAGGAACTGGTGTTCCTGATCAGGCTGGCGGCCGACCTGAAGGCCGCCAAGTACGCGGGGACCGAGCAGCCACGACTCAAGGGCAAGAACATCGCCCTGATCTTCGAGAAGACCTCCACCCGCACCCGGTGCGCCTTCGAGGTCGCCGCCCACGATCAGGGCGCCCACGTCACCTACCTGGACCCGGCGGGCTCACAGATCGGCCACAAGGAGTCCATCAAGGACACCGCCCGCGTCCTGGGCCGGATGTTCGACGGCATCGAGTACCGCGGCTCCCGCCAGTCCCTGGTGGAGGAGCTGGCCGAGTACGCGGGCGTGCCGGTGTGGAACGGCCTCACCGACGAGTGGCACCCCACCCAGATGCTCGCCGACTTCCTCACCATCACCGAGCACACCGACAAGCCGCTGCGCGAGGTCACCCTGGCCTACATGGGCGACGCCCGCAACAACCTCGGCAACTCCCTCACCGTCACCGGCGCCATGCTCGGCGTGGACGTGCGCATGGTCGCCCCCCGCGAGCTGTGGCCCGACGAGGAGACGGTGGCCGCGCCCGCCCGCGCGATCGCCGAGACCACCGGCGGCCGTGTCACCTTCACCGAGGACGTCGCCGAGGGGCTGGCCGGAGCCGACTTCGTCTACACCGACGTGTGGGTGTCGATGGGCGAGCCCGCCGAGGTGTGGGACGAGCGCATCCGGCAGCTGCTGCCCTACCAGGTCAACGCCGAGGCGCTCAAGGCCACCGGCAACCCCGACGTCAAGTTCCTGCACTGCCTGCCGGCCTTCCACGACCTGGGCACCCAGGTCGCCCGCGACATCCACGCCCGCACCGGGCTGAGCGCGCTGGAGGTGACCGACGAGGTGTTCGAGTCGCCCGCCTCCGTCGTCTTCGACCAGGCCGAGAACCGGATGCACACGATCAAGGCGCTCATGGTCGCCACCCTGGGCGGCTGA